The following proteins come from a genomic window of Mycolicibacterium rufum:
- a CDS encoding APC family permease, giving the protein MTDAVTRPTHSEQAVPASNAEDAVLNELGYTQKLDRSVGTLASFAIGFATISATTAVFTGFGAGYFTAGAPFVWTLLLAGAVFALWTFIAADLTAKLPLAGYSYQWISRINGPNLAWFTGFIALMGWVCGMTGVGFILSGYLGGLFGWSMSQSAQILLAIAVVFVCVLINIYGVRFATMVNNIGVSLELVITVGATALIAIIAFSAPDNHQPISTLFTGGQSGDKDSYLLAWLAAALGPFFGLIGVESGADVAEETKNARRVVPKTMFYALITSIVIEFLMYVVYVLAIKDPAAVEANSAAPIEEIITQQAGPVVTKIVVAVALTNILACLLANILVATRLTYSMARDNMLPFSHVWRHVSPKSKAPTYAVLGLGCLSTVLLLSALVNEKAFNYIIGIASLLFFFVYILQTIGLLVGYTRGTIPQGEPGTFDLGRFRLPLYVTALVVFLGVAVALLFLPQFTSNKWVFLGIVAVAALWWATGLRSRLRSGDAGAGYAKTHQL; this is encoded by the coding sequence ATGACCGACGCAGTCACCCGACCCACTCATTCAGAACAAGCCGTCCCGGCGTCCAACGCCGAGGACGCCGTCCTCAACGAACTCGGCTACACCCAGAAGCTGGACCGCTCGGTCGGCACGCTGGCGTCGTTCGCCATCGGCTTCGCCACCATCAGCGCCACCACCGCGGTGTTCACCGGCTTCGGCGCCGGCTACTTCACCGCAGGCGCACCGTTCGTGTGGACGCTGCTGCTGGCCGGTGCGGTGTTCGCACTGTGGACGTTCATCGCCGCCGACCTGACCGCGAAGCTGCCGCTGGCCGGCTACTCCTACCAGTGGATCAGCCGGATCAACGGGCCGAACCTCGCCTGGTTCACCGGGTTCATCGCGCTGATGGGCTGGGTATGCGGCATGACCGGCGTCGGCTTCATCCTCTCCGGGTACCTCGGGGGGCTGTTCGGCTGGAGCATGAGTCAGAGCGCGCAGATCCTGCTCGCCATCGCGGTGGTGTTCGTCTGCGTGCTCATCAACATCTACGGCGTGCGGTTCGCGACGATGGTCAACAACATCGGCGTCAGCCTCGAGCTGGTCATCACCGTCGGCGCCACCGCACTGATCGCGATCATCGCGTTCTCCGCACCGGACAATCACCAGCCGATCTCGACCCTGTTCACCGGCGGGCAGTCCGGCGACAAGGACTCCTACCTGCTGGCGTGGCTCGCCGCCGCCCTGGGGCCGTTCTTCGGACTGATCGGCGTCGAGTCCGGAGCCGACGTCGCGGAGGAGACCAAGAATGCCCGCCGCGTGGTGCCCAAGACGATGTTCTACGCGCTCATCACCTCGATCGTCATCGAGTTCCTGATGTACGTGGTGTACGTGCTGGCCATCAAGGATCCCGCTGCGGTCGAGGCGAACTCGGCCGCGCCGATCGAGGAGATCATCACCCAGCAGGCCGGTCCTGTGGTCACGAAAATCGTTGTCGCCGTGGCGTTGACGAACATCCTGGCGTGCCTGCTGGCCAACATCCTGGTGGCCACCCGGCTGACCTACTCAATGGCCCGTGACAACATGCTGCCGTTCTCCCACGTGTGGCGCCACGTGTCACCGAAGAGCAAGGCCCCGACGTACGCGGTGCTCGGATTGGGCTGCCTGTCCACGGTTCTGCTGCTCTCGGCGCTGGTCAACGAGAAGGCGTTCAACTACATCATCGGCATCGCCTCGCTGCTGTTCTTCTTCGTCTACATCCTGCAGACCATCGGCCTGCTCGTCGGCTACACGCGGGGCACCATCCCGCAGGGCGAGCCCGGCACCTTCGATCTCGGCCGGTTCCGGCTGCCGCTGTACGTGACCGCACTGGTCGTCTTCCTCGGCGTCGCGGTGGCGCTGCTGTTCCTGCCGCAGTTCACCAGCAACAAGTGGGTGTTCCTCGGCATCGTGGCCGTCGCCGCGCTGTGGTGGGCCACCGGGCTGCGGTCGCGGCTGCGCTCGGGCGACGCCGGCGCCGGCTACGCCAAGACCCATCAACTCTGA
- a CDS encoding MFS transporter, whose amino-acid sequence MTIDQAATRGLREALPALLSLALASCLAVTTEMLPVGLLPDLGAAFGVSDSTTGLLVGLYAVMVALFAVPLTVLTARFARKPLLMATVAGYAVSNAVVAVAPSFAVLAAGRTVGGLTHALFFSLLIGYTPRLVSRAIVGRALAIAGCGVSAGLVLGVPLLTSLGAATGWRVPFAALAVAAVGTFALIGGVLPGVANTEETAAREPGRRGRLVAVSASNMLVFIGHFTAYTFITLLLLGSGVGPAFIGPILLGCGACGLAGLWYAGRGLDRNPRRTTLIILCATLIAVAALGVAWPVLAGVLAATAIWCGAFGGVPSLYQACAVRTHAVSPERAGAWINATANVGIAGGSALGAALLETAGLGVLPWVAITLMGAGTAVVAVSRTAFPALP is encoded by the coding sequence ATGACCATCGACCAGGCCGCGACGCGCGGTCTCCGGGAGGCCCTGCCCGCGCTTCTGTCGCTGGCACTGGCGTCCTGCCTGGCGGTCACCACGGAGATGCTCCCGGTCGGCCTGCTCCCGGACCTCGGGGCGGCGTTCGGGGTATCGGATTCGACGACGGGCCTGCTGGTCGGCCTGTACGCGGTGATGGTCGCCCTGTTCGCGGTACCGCTGACGGTGCTGACCGCGCGGTTCGCCCGCAAGCCGCTGCTGATGGCCACCGTGGCCGGTTACGCGGTGAGCAATGCCGTGGTGGCCGTGGCGCCGTCATTCGCCGTCCTCGCCGCGGGCCGGACGGTCGGCGGCCTCACCCACGCCCTGTTCTTCTCCCTGCTGATCGGGTACACGCCGCGGCTGGTGTCCCGGGCGATCGTCGGCCGGGCGCTCGCCATCGCGGGCTGCGGCGTCTCGGCCGGCCTGGTGCTCGGCGTGCCGCTGCTGACGTCCCTGGGTGCGGCGACCGGTTGGCGCGTCCCGTTCGCGGCGCTGGCCGTCGCGGCCGTGGGGACGTTCGCGTTGATCGGCGGCGTGCTGCCGGGGGTGGCCAACACCGAGGAGACGGCGGCCCGCGAGCCGGGGCGTCGCGGCCGGTTGGTCGCCGTGTCGGCGTCGAACATGCTGGTGTTCATCGGGCACTTCACCGCCTACACGTTCATCACCCTGCTGCTGCTCGGCAGCGGCGTGGGTCCCGCCTTCATCGGGCCGATCCTGCTGGGCTGCGGCGCCTGCGGGCTGGCCGGACTGTGGTACGCGGGCCGCGGTCTGGACCGCAACCCGCGGCGCACGACACTGATCATCCTGTGCGCCACACTGATTGCCGTGGCGGCCCTGGGCGTCGCGTGGCCGGTGCTGGCGGGCGTGCTGGCCGCGACCGCGATCTGGTGCGGCGCGTTCGGCGGAGTGCCGTCGCTGTATCAGGCGTGCGCGGTGCGCACCCACGCGGTGTCCCCCGAGCGTGCGGGCGCATGGATCAACGCCACAGCCAATGTCGGGATCGCCGGCGGATCGGCCCTGGGCGCCGCGCTGCTGGAGACGGCCGGCCTCGGCGTGCTGCCGTGGGTGGCGATCACGCTGATGGGGGCGGGCACCGCGGTGGTCGCAGTGTCGCGCACCGCGTTTCCCGCTCTGCCGTAG
- a CDS encoding ROK family transcriptional regulator produces the protein MASPHSGRLRWHSAAELLAVVRAEPGITRAAAAAHLGIGSGGASELISRMRTVRLIDETPAPAQGRGRPTTVLGGHDEGPLVLAADLRAADWRLALAGIDGRPDVVARQEYSGDLDDALARLAAAIGGVHRRAANRLTAVSVSVAGTVSDARLVQFTSRGRRDVDLSVLTAKIPRRAQVSFLVGNDATLAGLAEARTGAARAATTALYLMVAKGVGGALVVHGEPVSGAHGAAGEYGHIPFGDPAQLCPCGARGCWDLTVDGRALAHHLGADEPADPVEYVHELATQRNAKTRRAFRKVATALGRGTGALVNLHDPEVVTLGGVAALLRARAPEDFDAAYRDALMAFRKDAPPPVRDAQHGEDGPLHGAAIRALDHVTTPDGLAAWAARQYS, from the coding sequence ATGGCCTCTCCGCATTCCGGACGGCTCCGATGGCACAGTGCCGCGGAGCTTCTCGCGGTCGTGCGCGCCGAGCCGGGCATCACCCGCGCTGCGGCGGCCGCACACCTCGGGATCGGCAGCGGCGGGGCCAGCGAGTTGATCTCCCGGATGCGCACCGTCCGGCTGATCGACGAGACGCCCGCCCCCGCGCAGGGCCGGGGTCGGCCGACAACGGTGCTGGGTGGGCACGACGAGGGCCCGCTCGTTCTGGCGGCGGACCTGCGCGCCGCCGACTGGCGACTGGCGCTGGCCGGCATCGACGGCCGGCCCGACGTGGTGGCCCGGCAGGAGTACTCCGGCGATCTCGACGACGCGCTGGCACGGCTGGCCGCGGCGATCGGCGGCGTCCACCGCCGCGCCGCCAATCGGCTCACGGCGGTGTCGGTCTCGGTGGCGGGCACGGTCAGCGACGCCCGGCTGGTGCAGTTCACCTCGCGCGGCCGCCGCGACGTCGACCTGTCGGTACTGACCGCGAAGATCCCGCGCCGCGCCCAGGTGTCGTTCCTCGTCGGCAACGACGCCACGCTGGCCGGGCTCGCCGAGGCCCGCACCGGCGCCGCCCGCGCCGCGACCACGGCGCTGTATCTGATGGTGGCCAAGGGGGTCGGCGGCGCCCTGGTGGTGCACGGCGAACCGGTGTCCGGAGCGCACGGCGCAGCGGGGGAGTACGGCCACATCCCGTTCGGTGACCCGGCGCAGCTCTGCCCCTGCGGCGCCCGCGGTTGCTGGGACCTCACGGTGGACGGTCGCGCACTGGCACACCACCTCGGCGCCGACGAGCCCGCCGACCCGGTCGAGTACGTGCACGAGCTCGCCACGCAGCGAAATGCCAAGACACGCAGGGCGTTTCGCAAGGTCGCGACCGCGCTGGGTCGAGGGACCGGGGCGCTGGTGAACCTGCACGATCCGGAGGTGGTGACGCTCGGGGGTGTCGCCGCGCTGCTCCGGGCACGCGCTCCCGAGGATTTCGACGCCGCCTACCGTGACGCCCTGATGGCGTTCCGCAAAGACGCGCCGCCGCCGGTGCGCGACGCCCAGCACGGCGAGGACGGACCGTTGCACGGCGCCGCGATCCGGGCGCTCGACCACGTCACGACGCCCGACGGGCTGGCCGCCTGGGCGGCGCGCCAGTACTCCTGA
- a CDS encoding acyl-CoA synthetase produces the protein MLLASLNPAAVAAGADIADAVRIDGMTLSRSDLVGAATSVAERVGGAATVAVLARPTATTVLAVVGCLIAGVPVVPVPADVGAAERRHLLTDSGAQAWLGDRPDDTDGLPHIPVRLHARSWHRYAEPPPDATALIVYTSGTTGLPKGVVLSRRAIAADIDMLAAAWQWTAEDTLVHGLPLYHVHGLVLGLLGSLRIGNRFVHTGKPTPQHYAQAVAEGGSLVFGVPTVWSRIVADGDAARALAPARLLVSGSAPLPVPVFDGLAATSGHRPVERYGSTEALITLSTLAAGERRPGWVGLPLDGVTTRLLAEDGAAVPHDGESIGALHLQSPTLFDGYLNRPDATAEVLDADGWYHTGDVAVIDAGGMHRIVGRASVDLIKSGGFRIGAGEIETVLLGHAGVAEAAVIGAPDADLGQRIVAFVVGDAAPAELIEHVAQQLSVHKRPREVRVVDSLPRNAMGKVLKKELLQWV, from the coding sequence GTGCTGCTGGCCTCCCTGAACCCCGCGGCCGTCGCCGCGGGCGCCGACATCGCCGACGCCGTGCGCATCGACGGCATGACGCTTAGTCGCAGCGATCTGGTGGGCGCGGCCACCTCGGTCGCCGAACGGGTCGGCGGTGCCGCCACGGTTGCGGTGCTGGCCCGGCCGACGGCCACCACCGTGCTGGCGGTCGTCGGGTGTCTGATCGCGGGGGTACCCGTCGTCCCCGTGCCCGCCGATGTGGGCGCCGCCGAGCGTCGGCACCTCCTCACCGACTCCGGCGCTCAGGCGTGGCTGGGGGACCGGCCCGACGACACCGACGGCCTGCCGCACATCCCGGTGCGGCTGCACGCCCGGTCCTGGCACCGCTACGCCGAACCGCCGCCGGACGCGACCGCACTGATCGTCTACACCTCCGGCACCACCGGCCTGCCCAAGGGCGTGGTGCTGAGCCGGCGGGCGATCGCCGCCGACATCGACATGCTCGCCGCGGCCTGGCAGTGGACCGCCGAGGACACCCTGGTGCACGGGTTGCCGCTCTACCACGTGCACGGTCTGGTGCTGGGCCTGCTGGGGTCGCTGCGGATCGGCAACCGCTTCGTGCACACCGGCAAGCCCACACCGCAGCACTATGCGCAGGCCGTCGCCGAGGGCGGCTCACTGGTGTTCGGCGTTCCCACGGTGTGGTCGCGGATCGTCGCCGACGGCGACGCCGCCCGCGCGCTGGCCCCGGCCCGGCTCCTGGTCTCCGGCAGCGCGCCGCTGCCCGTTCCGGTGTTCGACGGACTGGCCGCGACCAGCGGCCACCGGCCGGTGGAACGGTACGGCAGTACCGAAGCGCTGATCACGCTGAGCACGCTGGCTGCCGGGGAGCGGCGTCCCGGCTGGGTCGGGCTGCCGCTGGACGGCGTCACCACCCGGCTGCTGGCCGAGGACGGCGCCGCCGTACCGCACGACGGGGAGAGCATCGGGGCGCTGCACCTGCAGAGCCCGACCCTGTTCGACGGCTACCTCAACCGTCCCGACGCCACCGCCGAGGTGCTCGACGCCGACGGCTGGTACCACACCGGCGACGTCGCGGTGATCGACGCGGGCGGGATGCACCGCATCGTGGGACGCGCGTCGGTCGACCTGATCAAGAGCGGCGGATTCCGGATCGGCGCCGGGGAGATCGAAACCGTGCTGCTCGGTCACGCCGGGGTGGCCGAGGCCGCGGTGATCGGGGCGCCTGACGCCGACCTCGGGCAGCGGATCGTCGCGTTCGTGGTCGGCGACGCGGCGCCGGCTGAACTGATCGAGCATGTTGCGCAACAGCTTTCGGTGCACAAGCGACCGCGTGAAGTGCGCGTCGTCGACTCGCTGCCGCGCAACGCCATGGGCAAGGTACTGAAGAAGGAACTGCTGCAATGGGTCTGA
- a CDS encoding VOC family protein, protein MGLRFSTVCVDAHDVHPLASWWSGVLGWPSEVDEDGDVVLRAPAGAGPDWLFLAVPDEKVVKNRIHFDFTPDDQEAEVDRVLRLGARRVDIGQGDESWVVLADPEGNEFCILAGDE, encoded by the coding sequence ATGGGTCTGAGGTTCTCGACTGTGTGCGTCGATGCGCACGACGTCCACCCACTCGCGTCCTGGTGGTCCGGGGTGCTCGGCTGGCCCTCGGAGGTGGACGAGGACGGTGACGTGGTCTTGCGCGCCCCGGCCGGCGCCGGCCCGGACTGGCTGTTTCTCGCCGTGCCCGACGAGAAGGTGGTGAAGAACCGGATCCACTTCGACTTCACCCCCGACGATCAGGAGGCGGAGGTCGACCGCGTGCTGCGCCTCGGGGCGCGCCGGGTCGACATCGGCCAGGGCGACGAGAGCTGGGTGGTGCTCGCCGACCCCGAGGGCAACGAGTTCTGCATCCTGGCGGGCGACGAGTGA
- a CDS encoding proline dehydrogenase family protein, which produces MGVFGQFARPVILAAAKQDGLRRAAERVPLTRRVVHRFVPGEGLDDVMAAVVGLRDSSRLVSIDYLGEDVTDADAADATVEAYLGLLGALAGRAEATEPRVRPLEVSLKLSALGQALPRDGEKIALENARAICEAAHRAGVWVTVDAEDHTTTDSTLSIVRDLRVDFDWVGTVLQAYLKRTKADCAEFAAAGARIRLCKGAYDEPASVAYRDTDQITDSYLGCLRILMGGRGYPMVASHDPEIIAAVPGIAHENQRGNDDFEYQMLYGIRDAEQRRLAEEGNHVRVYVPFGSQWYGYFVRRLAERPANLTFFLRALAERNAQAG; this is translated from the coding sequence ATGGGCGTGTTCGGACAATTCGCCCGGCCGGTGATCCTGGCCGCCGCCAAGCAGGACGGCCTGCGCCGCGCCGCCGAGCGGGTGCCGCTGACCCGCCGGGTGGTGCACCGGTTCGTACCGGGCGAGGGACTCGACGACGTGATGGCCGCCGTTGTCGGGCTGCGGGATTCGTCACGGCTGGTGTCGATCGACTACCTCGGGGAGGACGTCACCGACGCCGACGCCGCCGACGCGACGGTCGAGGCCTACCTGGGCCTGCTCGGCGCGCTCGCCGGCCGGGCGGAGGCGACGGAACCGCGGGTGCGCCCGCTGGAGGTGTCGCTGAAGCTGTCCGCGCTGGGGCAGGCGCTGCCGCGCGACGGCGAGAAGATCGCGCTGGAGAATGCGCGCGCGATCTGCGAGGCGGCCCACCGCGCCGGGGTGTGGGTCACCGTGGACGCCGAGGACCACACCACCACCGACTCGACGCTGTCGATCGTGCGGGATCTGCGGGTCGACTTCGACTGGGTGGGCACCGTTCTGCAGGCCTACCTGAAGCGGACCAAGGCCGACTGCGCCGAGTTCGCGGCGGCCGGGGCCCGAATCCGGTTGTGCAAGGGCGCCTATGACGAGCCGGCGTCGGTGGCGTACCGCGACACCGACCAGATCACCGATTCCTACCTCGGGTGCCTGCGCATCCTGATGGGCGGCCGCGGCTATCCGATGGTGGCGTCGCACGATCCGGAGATCATCGCCGCGGTGCCGGGTATCGCGCACGAGAACCAGCGCGGCAACGACGATTTCGAGTACCAGATGCTCTACGGGATCCGTGACGCCGAGCAGCGGCGGCTGGCCGAGGAGGGCAACCACGTGCGGGTGTACGTGCCGTTCGGCTCCCAGTGGTACGGCTATTTCGTGCGCCGGCTCGCCGAGCGGCCTGCCAACCTGACGTTCTTCCTACGGGCGCTGGCCGAGCGCAACGCTCAGGCCGGGTAG
- a CDS encoding aminotransferase class IV: MTVTDTGTSNLVAVEPGAIRENTPPGSVIQYSDYELDTSSPFAGGVAWIEGEFMPAEEARISIFDTGFGHSDLTYTVAHVWHGNIFRLGDHLDRLLDGSRKLRLDPGMSKDELAEITKKCVSLSQLRESFVNLTVTRGYGKRKGEKDLTKLTHQVYIYAIPYLWAFPPAEQIFGTTAIVPRHVRRAGRNTVDPTIKNYQWGDLTAASFEAKDRGARTAILLDSDNCVAEGPGFNVCIVKDRVLASPSRNALPGITRKTVFEIADAMGIEATLRDVTSHELYEADEIMAVTTAGGVTPINTLDGEPIGAGEPGPMTVAIRDRFWALMDEPSPLIEAIEY, translated from the coding sequence ATGACTGTTACCGATACAGGAACCTCGAACCTCGTCGCCGTCGAACCCGGCGCCATCCGGGAGAACACCCCGCCCGGGTCGGTGATCCAGTACAGCGATTACGAACTCGACACCTCCAGCCCGTTCGCCGGGGGCGTCGCGTGGATCGAAGGTGAGTTCATGCCGGCCGAGGAGGCCCGGATCTCGATCTTCGACACCGGCTTCGGGCACTCCGACCTCACCTACACCGTGGCGCATGTCTGGCACGGCAACATCTTCCGGCTCGGCGATCACCTCGACCGGCTGCTCGACGGTTCGCGCAAGCTGCGGCTGGACCCCGGCATGAGCAAGGACGAACTCGCCGAGATCACCAAGAAGTGCGTGAGCCTGTCGCAGCTGCGCGAGTCGTTCGTGAACCTGACGGTCACCCGCGGGTACGGAAAACGCAAGGGCGAGAAGGATCTGACCAAGCTCACCCACCAGGTGTACATCTACGCGATCCCGTATCTGTGGGCGTTCCCGCCGGCCGAACAGATCTTCGGCACCACCGCGATCGTGCCGCGCCACGTCCGGCGCGCCGGCCGCAACACCGTCGACCCGACGATCAAGAACTACCAGTGGGGCGACCTGACCGCGGCCAGCTTCGAGGCCAAGGACCGGGGTGCCCGCACCGCGATCCTGCTGGACTCCGACAACTGCGTGGCCGAGGGGCCAGGGTTCAACGTGTGCATCGTCAAGGACCGCGTCCTGGCCTCGCCGTCGCGCAACGCGTTGCCCGGCATCACCCGCAAGACGGTGTTCGAGATCGCCGACGCGATGGGCATCGAGGCGACGCTGCGCGACGTCACCAGCCACGAGCTCTACGAGGCCGACGAGATCATGGCTGTGACGACCGCCGGCGGCGTCACGCCGATCAACACCCTCGACGGTGAGCCGATCGGTGCCGGTGAACCCGGCCCGATGACCGTGGCCATCCGGGACCGGTTCTGGGCGCTGATGGACGAGCCGTCGCCGCTGATCGAGGCCATCGAGTACTGA
- a CDS encoding LysR family transcriptional regulator, with amino-acid sequence MTLRQLRYFAVLGQELNYRRAAEKLFITQPALSTAIKQLEHHFGVVLFRRNTREVALTDLGAAWLPQVQQALSGVDAVVDNLVTLSGTRLGVLRVGYLIGTGADLLFRLVRHFEAAYPDVTVEPIEFDFADPTAGLADGTTEVAIIRPPVDLPEHRMLILDSESWVACLPRDHRLADRREVSITELLDDPIVCAPLTAGTWRDYWLAMDVRGNRPPTIAAVAATYEAETTAIARGLGISFTTSSVARFYDRPGIAYVPIGDRPPSHTALAWNPGALTPQADALVRLVQEQWSGGELPPSGSDNRGL; translated from the coding sequence GTGACGTTGCGCCAACTGCGCTACTTCGCCGTCCTCGGCCAGGAGCTGAACTACCGGCGGGCCGCGGAGAAGTTGTTCATCACCCAGCCCGCGCTGTCGACGGCCATCAAGCAACTCGAGCACCACTTCGGTGTCGTGTTGTTCCGGCGCAACACCCGCGAGGTCGCGCTCACCGACCTCGGCGCCGCCTGGCTGCCGCAGGTGCAGCAGGCCCTGTCCGGCGTGGACGCCGTCGTCGACAACCTGGTCACGCTGTCGGGCACCCGGCTGGGCGTGCTGCGGGTGGGCTACCTCATCGGCACCGGCGCGGACCTGCTGTTCCGGCTGGTCCGCCACTTCGAGGCCGCCTATCCCGACGTCACCGTCGAGCCGATCGAATTCGACTTCGCCGACCCGACGGCGGGCCTGGCCGACGGCACCACCGAGGTGGCGATCATCCGCCCCCCGGTCGACCTACCCGAGCACCGGATGCTGATCCTGGATTCGGAGTCGTGGGTGGCCTGCCTGCCGCGTGATCACCGGCTCGCCGACCGCCGCGAGGTGTCGATCACCGAGCTGCTCGACGACCCGATCGTGTGCGCGCCGCTGACGGCCGGCACGTGGCGGGACTACTGGCTGGCGATGGACGTGCGTGGCAACCGGCCGCCGACGATCGCCGCGGTGGCCGCCACCTACGAGGCCGAGACCACCGCGATCGCCCGCGGGCTGGGCATCAGCTTCACCACGTCCTCGGTCGCCCGGTTCTACGACCGGCCCGGCATCGCCTACGTCCCGATCGGCGACCGGCCGCCCAGCCACACCGCGCTGGCCTGGAACCCCGGCGCCCTCACCCCGCAGGCCGACGCCCTGGTCCGGCTCGTCCAGGAGCAGTGGAGCGGCGGCGAGCTTCCCCCGAGCGGCAGTGATAACCGTGGCTTATGA
- the dapD gene encoding 2,3,4,5-tetrahydropyridine-2,6-dicarboxylate N-succinyltransferase yields the protein MTSASGASGAFGIGLATLAADGTVLDVWFPAPELGGDDDASGTVRLSVAEVPAELAELAGRDEDRGVETVVVRTVIGSLADKAADAYDAYLRLHLLSHRLVAPHGLNADGFFGVLTNVVWTNYGPCAIDGFETVRARLRRRGQVTVHGVDKFPRMVDYVLPSGVRIADADRVRLGAHLAPGTTVMHEGFVNYNAGTLGSSMVEGRISAGVVVGDGSDVGGGASIMGTLSGGGTEVISIGQRCLLGANAGLGISLGDDCVIEAGLYVTAGTKVVTGDGRSVKARELSGANNLLFRRNSLTGAVEVVKRDGTGITLNEALHAN from the coding sequence GTGACTTCTGCTTCTGGTGCTTCTGGTGCTTTCGGTATCGGCCTGGCCACCCTCGCCGCCGACGGGACGGTTCTCGACGTGTGGTTCCCGGCGCCGGAGTTGGGCGGCGACGACGACGCCTCCGGCACGGTGCGACTGTCGGTCGCCGAGGTGCCTGCCGAGCTCGCCGAACTGGCCGGCCGCGACGAGGACCGCGGCGTCGAGACCGTGGTGGTGCGCACGGTGATCGGGTCGCTGGCCGACAAGGCCGCCGACGCCTACGACGCGTACCTGCGGCTGCATCTGCTCTCGCACCGGCTGGTGGCGCCGCACGGGCTGAACGCCGACGGATTCTTCGGGGTGCTGACCAACGTCGTGTGGACGAACTACGGCCCCTGCGCGATCGACGGTTTCGAGACCGTGCGCGCCCGGCTGCGCCGGCGCGGCCAGGTCACCGTCCACGGCGTCGACAAGTTCCCCCGGATGGTCGACTACGTGTTGCCGTCGGGCGTGCGCATCGCCGACGCCGACCGGGTCCGACTGGGGGCGCACCTGGCGCCGGGCACCACCGTGATGCACGAGGGCTTCGTCAACTACAACGCCGGCACGCTGGGCAGTTCGATGGTCGAGGGCCGCATCTCGGCCGGCGTCGTCGTCGGCGACGGCTCCGACGTCGGGGGTGGCGCGTCGATCATGGGCACGCTGTCCGGCGGTGGCACCGAGGTGATCTCGATCGGCCAACGGTGCCTGCTGGGCGCCAATGCGGGGCTGGGGATCTCGTTGGGCGACGACTGCGTGATCGAGGCCGGGCTGTACGTCACCGCCGGCACCAAGGTGGTCACGGGCGACGGGCGCAGCGTCAAGGCGCGCGAGCTCTCCGGCGCGAACAACCTGCTGTTCCGCCGCAATTCGCTGACCGGCGCGGTCGAGGTGGTCAAGCGCGACGGCACCGGCATCACGCTGAACGAGGCGCTGCACGCCAACTGA
- a CDS encoding M15 family metallopeptidase: MLVQTSIELPPPPLEPAPPPPPGDQLTIGPAAVDTTGGWLPDGTTLSPFDVTNPILSQIDPALLTAVQNAARAAQPAGIELRVTSGWRSKGFQQRLFDDAVGTYGSVAAASEFVATPEVSQHVSGRAIDIGPPEADQWLIANGRQFGLCQIYANEIWHFELAVDAQGNCPPLRPNAAG; encoded by the coding sequence ATGCTCGTTCAGACCAGCATCGAGCTGCCCCCGCCGCCACTGGAACCGGCGCCGCCGCCCCCGCCCGGTGACCAGCTGACGATCGGGCCAGCCGCCGTCGACACCACCGGCGGCTGGCTGCCCGACGGCACCACGCTGTCCCCGTTCGACGTCACGAATCCGATTCTCTCGCAGATCGATCCGGCACTGCTGACGGCAGTGCAGAACGCGGCGCGGGCCGCCCAGCCGGCGGGCATCGAGCTGCGCGTCACCTCGGGCTGGCGATCGAAAGGCTTCCAGCAGCGGCTGTTCGACGATGCGGTGGGCACCTACGGCAGCGTCGCCGCCGCGTCCGAGTTCGTCGCCACGCCCGAGGTGTCACAACACGTCAGCGGCCGGGCCATCGACATCGGCCCGCCCGAGGCCGATCAGTGGCTGATCGCCAATGGCAGGCAGTTCGGGCTGTGTCAGATCTACGCCAACGAGATCTGGCACTTCGAGCTCGCCGTCGACGCGCAGGGCAACTGCCCGCCGCTGCGCCCCAACGCCGCGGGCTGA
- a CDS encoding NUDIX domain-containing protein, which produces MDSIRALASRQVYQNNWLTIREDDIRRPDGSSGIYAVVDKPTYALVIPRDNGPDGDRFHLVEQFRYPLGLRRWEFPQGTAPDRADLEPAALAARELREETGLTAASLVELGMLDVAPGMSSQRGRVFLATGIAEGPHDREHEEQDMRSAWFARAEIEQMMRDGVITDAQSMAAWTLMLLAGH; this is translated from the coding sequence ATGGATTCGATCCGGGCGCTCGCCTCCCGCCAGGTCTACCAGAACAACTGGCTGACGATCCGCGAGGACGACATCCGCCGCCCCGACGGCAGCAGCGGGATCTACGCGGTGGTCGACAAGCCGACCTATGCGCTGGTGATTCCGCGTGACAACGGTCCAGACGGTGACCGCTTCCACCTGGTGGAGCAGTTCCGCTATCCGCTGGGCCTGCGCCGCTGGGAGTTCCCGCAGGGCACCGCACCCGACCGGGCCGATCTGGAACCGGCCGCGCTGGCGGCCCGCGAACTGCGCGAGGAGACCGGCCTGACCGCGGCCTCGCTGGTCGAACTCGGCATGCTCGATGTCGCCCCGGGGATGAGCAGTCAGCGCGGCCGGGTGTTCCTCGCCACCGGGATCGCCGAGGGCCCGCACGACCGCGAGCACGAGGAACAGGACATGCGCAGCGCGTGGTTCGCGCGCGCCGAGATCGAGCAGATGATGCGCGACGGCGTGATCACCGACGCGCAGTCGATGGCCGCCTGGACGCTCATGCTGCTCGCCGGGCACTGA